In Herbaspirillum seropedicae, a single window of DNA contains:
- a CDS encoding AI-2E family transporter: MTIHSKASALSRFNSTTLLGAAVALGMLYFGREILAPLAVAGIASLIILPLVRKLDALGLNRAGAAIVSVLLVGSCLVALAVVLAFQLVSVTSDLPQYREAIQDKVESVRAMTERPFARLEAELSAVIPQPVPETTRSGKKASHAAATAPAPAAEADTRMSVRGAIKRLFALAWGPIGQAGIVLVLLVFILLEQESLRERLIRLAGLTEMSRTMQALGDAAEGVSRFFFSQFLVNLAFGLIMGAVLAAGGVPHAVLWGTLAGVLRFVPYLGALASGVMIAIFIAAIDPGWWLALSFLAFYGCLEVIVANFIEPRIYGHSSGLSPLAVIVSALFWGSLWGPIGLLLSTPLTLCLVVAGRHVAALEPISILLGEAPDMSHAERFYQRALAGESDAIIRDARRHLQKQSFAKYCDQVLLPGLALAAVDFREGRIEGPQQNRLLSSISQLTETLMQTPGTPKSLRRRREVPLLNSSVGAHLRELRQARLGRWQGSLDVPVGSVVLCAGLDHERDDLLCELLVHALRMTGIDARSITLDRPEDEQPDSSKAELVSIVFLVYPLRESLARWQEQVRTLRAAIPQALLATIRPSFFSEEVEAGVVKDQVDMVLSSFEEGLAFAATHMRPELKA; encoded by the coding sequence ATGACTATCCACAGCAAAGCTTCCGCGCTCTCCCGTTTCAATTCCACCACCCTGCTGGGCGCTGCTGTCGCGCTGGGCATGCTCTATTTCGGCCGCGAGATCCTGGCGCCGCTGGCGGTGGCCGGCATTGCCAGCCTGATCATCCTGCCGCTGGTGCGCAAGCTCGATGCGCTCGGCCTGAACCGCGCGGGGGCAGCCATCGTCTCGGTGCTGCTGGTGGGCTCCTGCCTGGTGGCGCTGGCGGTGGTGCTGGCCTTCCAGCTGGTCAGCGTCACCAGTGACCTGCCGCAGTACCGCGAAGCCATCCAGGACAAGGTGGAAAGCGTGCGCGCCATGACCGAGCGCCCCTTCGCGCGGCTGGAAGCGGAACTGAGCGCGGTGATCCCGCAGCCGGTGCCGGAAACCACCCGCAGCGGCAAGAAGGCCAGCCATGCCGCCGCCACTGCGCCGGCGCCTGCGGCCGAAGCCGATACCCGCATGTCGGTGCGAGGGGCGATCAAGCGCCTCTTTGCGCTGGCCTGGGGACCGATCGGCCAGGCCGGTATCGTGCTGGTGCTGCTGGTGTTCATCCTGCTGGAACAGGAATCGCTGCGCGAGCGCCTGATCCGCCTGGCCGGCCTCACCGAGATGAGCCGCACCATGCAGGCGCTGGGTGACGCGGCCGAAGGGGTGTCGCGCTTCTTCTTCTCGCAGTTCCTGGTCAACCTGGCGTTCGGCCTGATCATGGGCGCGGTCCTGGCCGCCGGCGGCGTGCCGCATGCGGTGCTGTGGGGCACGCTGGCCGGCGTGCTGCGCTTCGTGCCTTACCTGGGCGCGCTGGCTTCGGGGGTGATGATCGCCATCTTCATTGCAGCCATCGATCCGGGCTGGTGGCTGGCCTTGTCCTTCCTGGCCTTTTACGGCTGCCTGGAAGTGATCGTGGCCAACTTCATCGAACCGCGCATCTATGGCCATAGTTCGGGGCTGTCGCCATTGGCGGTGATCGTCTCGGCGCTGTTCTGGGGCAGCCTGTGGGGACCGATCGGCCTGTTGCTGTCGACCCCGCTGACGCTATGCCTGGTGGTGGCGGGACGCCACGTCGCCGCGCTGGAACCCATCAGCATCCTCCTGGGCGAAGCGCCCGACATGAGCCATGCCGAACGCTTCTACCAGCGCGCCCTGGCCGGCGAATCCGACGCCATCATCCGCGATGCGCGCCGTCATCTGCAAAAGCAGAGCTTCGCCAAGTACTGCGACCAGGTGCTCTTGCCCGGCCTGGCGCTGGCCGCAGTGGATTTCCGCGAGGGCCGCATCGAAGGGCCGCAGCAGAACCGCCTGCTCAGTTCCATCTCGCAACTGACCGAAACCCTGATGCAGACCCCCGGCACGCCCAAGAGCCTGCGCCGCCGGCGCGAAGTGCCGCTGCTCAACAGCAGCGTCGGCGCCCACCTGCGCGAACTGCGCCAGGCCCGGCTGGGACGCTGGCAAGGCTCGCTGGATGTGCCGGTGGGCTCGGTGGTGCTGTGCGCGGGGCTCGATCATGAGCGCGACGACCTGCTCTGCGAACTGCTGGTGCATGCGCTGCGCATGACCGGCATCGACGCCCGCAGCATCACGCTGGACCGTCCGGAGGACGAGCAGCCCGACAGCAGCAAGGCCGAGCTGGTCTCCATCGTGTTCCTGGTCTATCCGCTGCGCGAGAGCCTGGCGCGCTGGCAAGAGCAGGTGCGCACGCTGCGCGCAGCCATTCCGCAGGCGCTGCTGGCGACGATCCGCCCCTCGTTCTTCAGCGAAGAGGTAGAGGCTGGCGTGGTCAAGGATCAGGTGGACATGGTGCTGAGTTCATTCGAGGAGGGACTGGCCTTT